In Nicotiana tabacum cultivar K326 chromosome 19, ASM71507v2, whole genome shotgun sequence, one DNA window encodes the following:
- the LOC107768113 gene encoding uncharacterized protein LOC107768113, translating into MAVSLGSFSIFSTTGETASFVKSASSYSVKLAFPLAAHHANLRTVRMVTLATASKPVATEPKKREPRGIMKPRRVSPEMQAFLGGIAEIPRTQALKLIWAHIKENNLQDPQNKKVIICDEKLKNIFAGKDRVGFLEIAGLISPHFLK; encoded by the exons ATGGCGGTGTCCTTGGGCTCATTCTCGATATTCTCTACCACCGGCGAAACGGCGTCGTTTGTGAAGTCAGCTTCGTCTTATTCCGTTAAGCTCGCTTTTCCTCTTGCTGCTCATCATGCTAATCTGCGCACTGTGCGCATGGTTACCTTAGCCACAGCTTCTAAGCCGGTGGCTACAGAGCCGAAGAAGCGTGAACCGAGGGGGATTATGAAGCCGCGTCGAGTTTCGCCGGAAATGCAGGCATTCCTTGGTGGAATTGCTGAGATTCCTCGTACTCAAGCCCTTAAGTTGATTTGGGCCCACATCAAAGAGAACAACCTTCAG GATCCTCAAAACAAGAAGGTCATTATCTGTGATGAGAAGTTGAAGAATATTTTTGCTGGAAAGGATCGTGTTGGGTTCCTTGAGATTGCTGGTTTGATTAGTCCGCACTTTCTTAAGTGA